One window of the Vicinamibacterales bacterium genome contains the following:
- the surE gene encoding 5'/3'-nucleotidase SurE, with product MPLILVTNDDGVQSEGIHALAEAMKPLGDVVVVGPLQEASAIGHALTLRRPLRIETVRDGVFAVDGTPTDCVNIGCEIILKRLPDLVVSGINKGWNLGDDITYSGTVSGALEAALLGAPGIAVSLRRTPTYDFGPSAAAAATVAKYVLAHGIPSRTFLNINVPTGTPKGLRVTTQAKRNHVTQIDSRTDPRGNPYYWIEEALDEYHPDSGRSDYEAVMDGYASVTPLQPDMTAYEMLEKLVSGLK from the coding sequence ATGCCCTTGATTCTGGTTACCAATGACGACGGAGTGCAGTCGGAGGGCATTCACGCCCTCGCCGAGGCGATGAAGCCCCTGGGGGACGTCGTGGTGGTCGGGCCCCTGCAGGAGGCGAGCGCCATCGGCCACGCGCTGACGCTGCGGCGGCCGCTCCGCATCGAGACCGTCCGCGACGGCGTGTTTGCCGTGGACGGCACGCCGACCGACTGCGTCAACATCGGCTGCGAGATCATCCTCAAGCGGTTGCCGGACTTGGTGGTGTCAGGCATCAACAAGGGCTGGAACCTCGGCGACGACATCACCTATTCGGGCACCGTCTCCGGCGCGCTCGAGGCGGCCCTGCTCGGCGCGCCCGGCATTGCGGTGTCGCTCCGGCGCACACCCACCTACGACTTTGGCCCGTCGGCGGCGGCCGCGGCCACGGTCGCGAAGTACGTGCTGGCCCACGGCATTCCGTCGCGGACCTTCCTGAACATCAACGTGCCCACGGGCACGCCCAAGGGCCTGCGCGTGACGACACAGGCGAAGCGCAATCACGTGACGCAGATCGACTCGCGCACCGATCCGCGCGGCAACCCGTACTACTGGATCGAAGAAGCCCTCGACGAGTACCATCCCGACAGCGGCCGGTCGGACTACGAAGCCGTGATGGATGGTTACGCCTCGGTCACGCCGCTGCAGCCCGACATGACCGCCTACGAGATGCTCGAGAAGCTGGTCAGTGGGCTGAAATAG
- a CDS encoding MBL fold metallo-hydrolase → MAVAAADRYAGIEITPFVHSSIQFEYAGKVIHVDPWSVSDLSKAKPADLILITDDVGHHLDVKAIARVRKPGAPVVIAANGLKQVPDGIVMNNGEARQFGSFRVEAVGAYDIKPGDPYHPKGEANGYLITVGGKRIYVAGVTECVPEVKAVKNVDVAFFPLNLPLARMEPAAAIDCLAAMAPKVVYPYHYDQEWVRPVPVGGSRPVPTTRGLQELKTALTRLKIDVRFADWYPR, encoded by the coding sequence GTGGCTGTGGCGGCCGCGGATCGATATGCCGGGATCGAGATCACGCCATTCGTGCACTCGTCCATCCAGTTCGAGTATGCGGGCAAGGTCATCCACGTCGATCCCTGGAGCGTCAGCGACCTGTCGAAGGCGAAGCCCGCCGATCTGATCCTGATCACGGACGACGTGGGCCATCACCTCGATGTGAAGGCCATCGCGCGCGTGCGAAAGCCGGGCGCGCCGGTGGTGATTGCGGCCAATGGCCTCAAGCAGGTGCCCGACGGCATCGTCATGAACAACGGCGAGGCCAGGCAGTTCGGGAGCTTCCGCGTCGAGGCGGTGGGCGCCTACGACATCAAGCCCGGCGATCCGTATCACCCGAAGGGCGAGGCCAACGGCTACCTCATCACCGTGGGCGGCAAGCGCATTTACGTGGCCGGCGTCACCGAGTGCGTGCCGGAAGTGAAGGCCGTGAAGAACGTGGACGTGGCGTTCTTCCCGCTGAACCTGCCGCTCGCCCGCATGGAACCCGCCGCGGCCATCGACTGCCTTGCCGCGATGGCGCCCAAGGTCGTGTATCCGTATCACTACGATCAGGAATGGGTGCGCCCCGTGCCGGTGGGCGGTTCAAGGCCGGTGCCGACGACCCGAGGGCTCCAGGAACTGAAGACGGCGCTCACCAGGCTCAAGATCGATGTTCGGTTCGCGGACTGGTATCCGAGATAA
- a CDS encoding NfeD family protein, whose protein sequence is MEWWLWLAGGLALVVAELVTPSGFFIIFFGIGALAVGVLAALGAVQSIWMQGLLFSVLSVISLLIFRGRLKTTFQAPPPPSIDSFVGVLAVVQEYLAPGAVGRVEVRGASWSARNTSEATLVPGQRAKVAGIDGLLLTVVPE, encoded by the coding sequence ATGGAATGGTGGCTGTGGCTCGCCGGCGGTCTTGCGTTGGTGGTGGCCGAGCTGGTCACTCCCAGCGGCTTCTTCATCATCTTCTTCGGCATTGGCGCCCTCGCCGTGGGCGTGCTGGCCGCGCTCGGCGCCGTCCAATCCATCTGGATGCAGGGCCTGCTGTTCAGCGTCCTGTCCGTCATTTCGCTGCTGATCTTCCGCGGCCGGCTGAAGACGACGTTCCAGGCCCCTCCGCCGCCCTCGATTGACTCGTTCGTCGGCGTGCTCGCGGTGGTCCAGGAGTACCTGGCGCCCGGCGCGGTCGGACGGGTCGAGGTGCGTGGCGCGTCGTGGAGCGCCCGCAACACCAGCGAGGCGACGCTCGTTCCCGGTCAACGCGCCAAGGTGGCTGGCATCGACGGCCTGTTGCTCACGGTAGTTCCCGAATAA